AACCGATACCCTTCCCCTTTATCTCCCTGTAAAATTTCTGGTCTTATAGGGGTACCGGTAAAAACCCCTTTATTTTTTGGCAGGTGTTTTAAAGTTTCTGGGAATGTTACACAGACCTTCTTGACAAAGGGTATTACTATTTTATTGGCAAGGCCTGGGGTATAATCGGATTCATGGATAACGGCAGGTATCCCCCTAAAATTACCAGCTAATAGCACAGGTACTGTAACAAATCCCCCTTTGGAAAAGATTATCCTAGGTTTTATTCTCCCTAAAATCCTATAGGCTTGACTGATCCCTTTTACTACTCTAAAAGGGTCAGTAAAATTCTTAAGATCAAAATACCTCCTTAGCTTCCCTGAAGATATTGGGTAATATGGAATACCTAAGTCCTCTATAAGTTTTCTTTCAATCCCATCTTCAGAACCAATATAGTGAATATCATAACCTAATTCTTGTAACTTAGGGATTAAAGCAATATTGGGAGTTACATGTCCGGCAGAACCTCCACCGGTAAGAACTATTTTTTTCACTAGTATCACCATCCTTTACTATTTACTAATATTTTACACATCTAAAGGGAACAAATGCAATAAAAAAAAGCAAGATTAAGGAATTTAATCTTGCTTAAAAACCTCAATGTATTCCTGCTCTTTAAAGCCTACTAGTACTAAATCTTTAAAATTAGTTACAATAGGTCTTTTTACCAACATAGGATTTGCTACTAAAAGTTCAATTAATTTTTCATCATCTAATTCATCGATCACATTTTGTAAATTTAATTCTTTGTACAATTTACCATTTTTATTAAACAAAACCTTTAACTGACCATTTAATATACTTTGAATTTTTTCTATCTCTTCCTTTGTTACAGGCTCCTTTATTATATGCCTAATTACAAAAGGAATACCCTTTTCTTCAAGCCAAACCTTAGCTTTTCTAGAACTTGTTCAAGATGGATAATGGAATAAAACTAGTTTCATGTTATCACTCCTTATTTATATGAATTCAGCTAAGTACTTTTCTACTATTGTAGGATCTATCTCCCTATCTACTAAGGGTAGCCCTGTATCTAAATGCTGGATTTTTTCATGATAGGTCTTTTCTTCCTTTTTGTAAAAAATACCTATAGGTATTCCATCATCCCCCCATCGATGGGCCAGTTTATATGCTTCAAAATAATCTGTTTTATCGTGGGTTTCATCTATTCTAACCACCCTATCTTTATACCATTTAAAGGTGTTTACT
The sequence above is a segment of the Anaerobranca gottschalkii DSM 13577 genome. Coding sequences within it:
- a CDS encoding undecaprenyldiphospho-muramoylpentapeptide beta-N-acetylglucosaminyltransferase, giving the protein MKKIVLTGGGSAGHVTPNIALIPKLQELGYDIHYIGSEDGIERKLIEDLGIPYYPISSGKLRRYFDLKNFTDPFRVVKGISQAYRILGRIKPRIIFSKGGFVTVPVLLAGNFRGIPAVIHESDYTPGLANKIVIPFVKKVCVTFPETLKHLPKNKGVFTGTPIRPEILQGDKGEGYRFTGLDKEKPVIMVMGGSLGSVKLNKAVRDILPDLLKKFNIIHLCGKGNLEEQYQGLAGYRQYEYIKEELPHLFAMADLVISRAGANSIYELLALRKPNILIPLSAKASRGDQILNAQSFEKMGYSKVLLEEKVNSQTLLKTINYLYENRSKYVDAMAKSKVQNGIEKVIEQIEKNSLR